DNA from Coffea arabica cultivar ET-39 chromosome 10c, Coffea Arabica ET-39 HiFi, whole genome shotgun sequence:
tttttcttttactctgATTAATGATGAAAGAGAGCTTTCAGTCATTCACTTATACCGCATTTAGAAAATTCCATCATGGCATGTCTTCGTTGCAAGTCTCAGCCAGCTGTGGATCACATGATAAATAATAGTACTCTCTATTGATAAGAAGAACATTTTTATGGTACGTATCGTGACATTACTGACTGATTTAGGTTATTTTTCACATTTTTAATGCTATGAATGAATTGCTTAGGCGAAATCCTGCACGAGCTTTGCTTGGGGCAAGGACTTTGATAACAACAGAGGACCAGCTTATCAATTTCTctagcccttttttttttttttttttacatatatgAGAATCAGATTTTATCAACGGCATTGTTGGAAATCGTTCAGCACAATTCAATTTGCATCACAAAAGATTAATTATTGCAACTCCTCTTTGCGCATGTTACAATTGTCTCGTCTACTAATCAACCGTTTTAAGTTCCAATAACAGCAATGAGATCTACTGCGATAGAAATGATTGAATAGCATATTCGTATGGAATATGTACCCGGTcaataattttttgttttcatttgaaCAAACAAGACTTAAATCAAGGAGAGTAAGATGATGGAATTATCCCTTtcattgtttttaatttttcttcggCTACCGGATTTTAATTTCGACGTCACTTGGATCCTACTCTAGTTTTGGCTACGATTGCATTTCTGGCCTGAAATAACAGAGTGAAGCCTGATCTTCACGGACGGGAACCATTTTTAAGTTTGCAGGGCCGCTTTTTACGTCTCTTCAATTGACCTATTTTAGTCGGCCCACAAGTCATTGGATTCCAATACGGGTATCCGTACGTATGAATAATGGAAGACCCATGGAAATTATTTGTATTGCGCCCAGTATTCAACTTAGCTAGTGGGGCAATTATTTATGAGTAACCTTTCCTCTTTCCCTTCTAAGACCTTGTAATCTccattaaaaccaaaaaaaaaaaaagaagaagctatTTCTCATAATCATATCAAAGAGCATATGAAAGGGAGCATACCATTATCTaactgtctttttttttttgggatagaaaatagattaaattttttttcaaaatcgtCCAGTACCAATTACTTTACAAAATCTGGAAGTTATAATGAGTATTTAAGCGTCTTAAATCAatgttattatttctttttccaCTTCGATTATTTATGTGATCAATAGCATACCACGTATTTCCAAACAAATTATATTTCAATTGAAGTAAACtataaatactaaaataataatATGGAGAAATAGATAGCAGCATCAGCACACATGCAGAAACCACTTTTTGCTGAAACCTTAGATTTCAAACTCAGTCCAAGATTCAAAATATGGTTGCCTGATAGGAGAATTCTACCATCTCCGAGGGGTCTCATTTTCAAACCGACTTCCCTCAACTTCCCTTCATTTGATGCAAAgcaattggccaaaattttcagGTACGTGGAAATTTGAGAAGCATGTCTCCATCATTCTTGAAGGTTCATCTTCAACATAGTACTGCTCCACTCCAACTGCAACGTCTAGGAGTGTTCCCATTGTTACATTCATATAAATTCCAATCAGATGGGTATTTCTTCTATacgaagaaaaaggaaatagtAGCATTTTATTCTGGTAATTTTGTCAAGTATGTCGGCAACGTTCACCACCAGTTCTGCACTAGGGGACACTGGGATTCATCACCTGCATCCGTGGGTCATTTTCCGGGTGGCCATTAACAGCAATTGAGAACTATATACAGGTGGAAATGAAGCTGGTCAAAGATCCTAATCTTTTTAGCCTTGACATGTATACAACCAAGCACATTCTAAAGGATCCAATTTGCTTTATTTCTTGTCAAGTTTCTTTGTCAGACAAACATGTATTGTTTCCTTCTTGGGATGAAATTGTTGTTAAAGCAAACAAATGGCAAGCAAGTCTTAAAAGACTCATGGACCACTGAGACACAAGCCAATTTGGACTTGGTCTTTAGCCGAACAGTGATACTCGACAACGTTAATCACATCATAGATTGAGACAGAAATGAGGTGTTCATACTTAGGAAAGAACCAAAAATCGGATTTCAATAAAACGGAATTCAAAAAAATCGAAATATAATGTTTCGTAAAATAGCTCGAAAAGGGACATTAAAAATACGTCATCGAGTTACCAATTATgcaattatcaaaatttttataatataatattacatacatacatatacatacacatatatatatatatattactaaATATAAGAGTAAACCTTATTCCCAATACTGAATACTAATTACTAACTATAACTATACTTGGAAGTCGAATTTGATGGAAGTTGACATGTTGCAGTTTAGCTTGACAATGTTATTTAGAGTTCTTGTTTATTtcaatattgattaaggaattGAAATTATGAGTTACGATTATTATgaacctaatttttttttgtatatcaTTGTTTGAGTTGAGTTAATggaattttgttggaaaaacaTATGGGATATTATTTTGTTACaacaattttttgaaaaaattaaaatattgtaaCTCATCTTTGACATTTTAGGCAATACCGAATTACTAATTCTCAAAATCCAATTTTATCAAACTAAAGTTTAGACGGTAATCTGATATTTGTCTTAAAAAACCAATTTCTaaattactcaaaaaaaaaaaatttttgctgaGTTCCCAATTACCGGCAGATGAAGACCGCTAGAAATGACCAAGTTTACTGTGATACAAATTCAAGAAACTTCATCCGGTTTTCGCATTCTAAAAATATCTGATTTTTTTGAAGCAAGGAGTGTACATTTTCTTGGCTTTAAAGTTCTTACTTTTGACAGTTTTGGTATAGAGCGTGTTAAAAATTTACTGCTTTTAAACTACTTCAGCACATTTGTGATCCCAAACTACAATATAAATTTAGCTTTAGAAATTCGAGGAGAAATGTGGTTATAGAAAAGTTCACGGCAATTACTAGTCTATTGGAAGTCAATTTACCTTTAACACAGAGGTCTGAACCCTGGCTTTTTACGAGAGATCCTGGATTAGCTCCTACCAAATTATTGAAACAAATGCATCAAATCTTATATTATGCTCGCCATGAGTGCACTAAAGTTCCAAACTTACGAACAGAACAGATAcatcaaattcaaacaaattAACTACTAATGCTTTTAATTAGTAATTATCAACCTGGATTACAAAAAGACATCGTATTGCTATTACATCTGCAAAATCTTATAGTATGCTCGCCATGAAAAGCGAAATcaacaaaatttcaaagaagcaaaattcaaaatttcagaATGGATAAGTATCAGTCAGCTAAAAGACTGACACTGGTCCAAGTACCCTTCTTCAGAGAGGTCACTTCTCAACATATGTTAATATAAACTCCTTTAGACTGGACTGTACAAAAGTATTTACTCccattaattaaacaacaaacaAATCCTCCCCTAGTGCTTCAGAAGATGCACTCCAGGTATTGATTATAACGTCTCCTGTTGAATTCCAGTAAGCTACCGTAAGTTCTATCTGCGACTCCAATAAAGAGAGCTTCTGTGTCGGGACTAAAGGAAACTCCAGCAATCTCGCCAAACAAATCAATTTCTTGTCCCTCCGCATATTCTGACTTTGTATCAAAGACGTGAACGAAATCAGCTGGTTCAGCCATTGCCAGGAATCGGCCATCAGATGTGAACCGTATAGCCCTGATAGCCCCCATTCTACCCTTGAGGACGCAGACTGACTTCGATAAGTTTCTGATGTCCCAGAGTCTGCAAGTCGTGTCCTGGTTTCCAGTTGCCAACATCCTACCATCTGGATGCCAAGCCGAAGCAAATCCATAGTCCAGATGCCCCTTCAAGGTGCCCACAACCTTTCCTGAGTGTGCATCAGCAATCAAGCTCTCAGGATTGTCCCCGAGGACAGCAAGTAATCTACCATCTGGACTTACAGAGGTGTTCTGGAAAAACCATCACCACACAGAGGTAAGAAATCTCTGCATGACATCAAACGAAAAATCATGTAAAGAGCTAACGAGAAAAAGCCACTCACATTGACTGACCAAGGAAATGAGAATTTACTAATGCAAGCAAAACTGCTGGCATCAAAAACCCGAACTTGAGCGTCATTGTTTGCAGTCATAACTCTCACAAGTCCACTGCACCACACATTTAGTACATCAACTAGCTGCAACACGATCACAAAAATCCCTTCTAAAAGGAATAGGAATGAACTTCTTACGTTGGACTTTGGCCTATGTCAACAGCATTTGTGATGGCATCTTCGTCTGTTGTTATTTTGGTGCAGAAAGCAACGTCAGGTTGGTTGAGGTACTGTTAAAGCATAAGAAACAAGTAATATACCCTGAtccaactaaaagaaaaataacccaGGTCCCAAATAAGGCCACAAATAGAGGAAGTATTAAAAAAATTGCTAATCTGCTATTTACCTTGCAGATAAGCTCCCCTCGAAATCCACCAGCAGCCATTAAGTTGTCTTTGACGGCCATAGTGCTTATCTGCACTCTAGAGACTGTCTGAGACATAGATCCAGGGCATTTCTGCAGAATAAGCAAACTCAACTAATGAGTGTCTAACCAAGTTAATAATAAAGGAAACAAGCCGATGGCTAGAACAAGACCTACCAGTGAGGGCACAATTGGTTTAGCTACATTCAACACTTCTTTGCCTCTTCTCAGAAGAGAGGACCAGTGCATTACTGAGTAGCTTTGCATTAGGTAAACATCGTGCTTTGATGTTGCTGATAAAAGATTTCTGAGCTGAAAGGATTGACAGGTGCAAAAACATAAGCAACAAAATTGAAACACTCAACAAAGCAATTACCTATGTTGAAAATAACTGTCAAGACAAAGGTGAAAGATAGtctttgtttcaaatatatGAAATACAACACACAAcactttagacctaattacagaAGCAACAGCTCACATATATGAATTAGTCAATGTGAATGAACTTTACTATATCGTCAAAAAGATTCAGCCCCTCCAAACACTTTTGCTTGGGTTATCCTAAGCCTAGGAGTCAATTCTTAACTCAAACCTAGGTTTGctcaaaatttgatccataTTCCTCAAAAAGTCTAACAGACTGAAAGGTAAAAAGTGAGAAATGATTTCACATTTTTTGAAGACTCAATGTCCAAAATGCAATAAACACAACAAATAGTTTATAGCAATTCTTAAAGATTAAAGAGACTCCAACAAGTAAATCTGGCCAGCAAGAATTAATAGACAGAATTGTTACTAGACcaacaatttcaaaagaaatgtCAGATTTTGTCACAGTAAAAACGTCCAAGAAAAGTAATATGACCACGGAGTAACATCTATACTAGCAACAACAACAGTCCGAGTTACACataaaattgagaaaatttcaAATCTGCCAACCAAActaaaaaagtgaataaactctCTACTCTCTGGATTATTGACCAAAATATCAGTTCAAAGCAACCCACACAAATCTACGAGTAACAGTCGCGATACAGCTACAAATTTACTGATCGTTAGATATACGTAGAGAAAAAAATTCTACCATACAGATAATAGGATCTGAAAGACCTCACAGATCAATGATACAAATATAGCTGACCAGGCAGACTGACCATCTACACGAATAAAAACCTAAAAATCTGTCAAATCACGCATCATAAGAAGTAGACTCATCAATGTTCCAAGCGCAACCAtccaaaaaaaagaacatagcGTCCAAAAAACTTCAAGATTGCAAGTATCCTATAGATCGGAATCCATGACTTCCACAAATCAGAAAGTGAAAACCATATCAAATATTTGCCAAGTATGCTGTGCCTGTGCAACTAGTAACTCACAAGGATATACGCTCTAGATTAACAACGCAAAATACACCATATAAagaaccaaataaaaaaaaaaaaaagaggaggaaatCTACGTCTGACATGCACGTTGTCATGCATTGCACTACTGAATGCAAAAGCTCCAAGCAACCATATGGCCTGTTGACATAACAAACTACATGGCTAGTTCACCAATCAAGTATTCATATTTACACACCGCCCCTTTCAATTGCTCAAATATTTCCCTACCATACCATATAAAAAATGTTTCCTTAAGGCGCCAGCTTGCTCAGACACAACTgccacctcctcctaaggctGAAATGGAGATAAAATAGCAATCCCAGAAACAGAGgttaattaaagtaaaaataaGCAATCAACAAGACAAATATAAGAGCCACATGACATACAGATGATTACAAATGAATTTGTAGCTCAAAAGAACTTTTAGAATGGCATACAGATCGTTTATCAGCAAAAGGATGCAGCACAAACCACTATCACTTTTGTGCACAAGTCTGAAGCAAGTTATACTTGAAGctaaaccattaaataaattAATCAAGAACTGTTGATACACACACAGAGGAAATAGATTGACTTCCAGCAAATTATTCACTGAAAGCAGGAGCCAGAACTTTTCCATGTCAAAGTTTCCAAGACACCGAAGACTAAACCCACAAAGAAAGGCAAAATATGCTACATGACTACAGTTAGGAGTAAACAGAGTTAGATCCAAGTTTATAAGTGCACGCATTAATACTATAtaacaagaaaaatggaaaacttaaGGCAAAATTAACCCAGAACCTTGCCAAAGTGCCCCAAACCTAGGGCATCCATACAACAAAAACCAATCAATGAAAGCACATCATCCACATGAATGAAAAGTTGCAAATTCAGCAAAGCCAAGTCATACCCACCTCAAAGGAACTTGGCATAAAACCATTAGGCAGTTTAGTAACCCAAAATTCCCATCTATAACATTGTACCTTCCAAATAAAGATCCTCTAATATTATTAATGTTCATGAGATACTTCTGGAGTGTTAATGATCTGCACAAAAACGATTCATTAAATAAAAGTCCTGGTTCAAGGAAATCTGAACCAGGCACAACAGAGAGTATGCAATCATAAAGATATATCAATTAACTAACGTAAATTAAAAATGGTTAGTGCATGGTCAAAATTGCTGCTCTGTATATGATTGGCTACTTGACAGAGAGAGACCCTCTAGCTATGGAAGTAGGAAGACAAGGCTGGCAAAATCCCCATCCAAAGAATCAGATCAAGTTATTCTATAAGAAATAACTTACAGTTAAAATATTAGGAACAATAATCAATTTCACTAGCTCGGAGGACCCAACAAGCATTGTCATTATGTTGGCATCTCACCCTAATTTTTCCCCCCTTTCTTTTTGCTGAAATGCCGCTCAAGCATGAGTTAATGATAGACGTGATTCACCATTACTATAGCATGTAAACATTCCATACCTTCTAAGAAATGAGGGGAGAGAGAGCTAAATTACACTCATGCATCCACAAAGCACTATATTAGTATAAGAATACCTGCAAAACTACAATTCTGATTGGACCGTTCTAATAAATTCCCAAGAGAATTAAGAAGCAACCACTTTTCCCCTTGTAAAAGCAAATAACAAATCAAGAATATAAAACAGGAGATCTCAAAATGCAATTAACTAAGGATGTTTGCAGAAgaacaaaaatgaatatttgCTTCACACGCTTTCACTACGCTCTGTTACATATTTATTTACTTTGGATAAGTATATATCTAGTGAGGATTTACTGAACTGAGAGTTTATGAAAACTGCGGTTAAGAAACAAACTGAGCCATGcgattttaagaaaaaatcaaaagatatcCCAAAAGGATGATTCATCCCCCTCTTTATGGTGATATGCAACAACTAAAACAGTTCCAGAGGCTTTTTTTAGATGTCATAGTACAAAATTATTACATTCAGGGTCCGCAAACAAACGTCACTAACCAGAAACTTTAAGTTATGCCTTTACCTGGAAGTGCACAATTGTTGACTTCACAAGCCTTGTATTGAACTGAAAATCGTAAAATTTGTGGCCTTTCTCCACTTCCTTGCACTCCTGCAACCATCAGGAAAATTTTAGCCACAAAACCAACTTAATATTCAGCACAAGCAAGGGATGACAACTACATAGTAGCATGTAAACGATCCTATAAtatttaaaacaaatctagcaATTCATAGCTATCATGTTGTCAGTAAATAACTCAAGCCCAAGGCTTTAGCCGCTTGTTACTTGGTTAAAATCCAGATTCTGACACCATATGTATTTGGGAATCGAGGAAAGAATCAAAGTTCTGCCCAACAAAAACTCATGGATGCCTGGTATCAGTTCCCCAGGTATCAGAGAGAGCTTAAAAAAGAGACTTGAAAACATTAAATAACCATCTAACAGCGTCAAGAAACCATATGAATATGATGTCTCTAAACTAAGCTTCTCAGATTCCATTTCTTTCCCTATTTTAAATTGCCCCCACCGCTAAAACATACAATATCTCAGCAATTTAAAATCCAAAGAAGCATAAGAATCAAATAATCGGCTAGTAAGATACCAAATTCCATTGCTTTTTATCATTCCTTccaatttttctacaaaattaaATCTCACCATATACACATTTACATCCAACTTCCACAGATCCCGGACatccaacaaaaatatacacaAACTAATGCAAGACAAACACCCTTTTGAGTGAAATAATTAATATATAAATGATCCGCCAATAGAGAAATGAATATAAACTAAACGAATCCAAGCAGCTCATGTATGATCACGTGTGCCGGTTTTTACGGTGAAAACAGACCATTTGAAGCACAACCGTTAGATTATGTCGGAAAAAACAAGCAAACTCAacaagcaaattttttttttttgaaaaacaagcaAACTCAACgagcaattttttttaaaaaaaaaaaaattcaaaccttTTCAAGGTCTTCACGAGAGAGTGAGAGGTTTTCATAATTCTTATATTGCTTCAGCCTGGTCTCGCGGTACTTATCTCTAGTAAAGTTCATCCGCTCCCAGGGAATCCCTTGTATATCCTTCCCATTTCTAGCTTCCACGGCTGAGGTATCAGTCTTCGGCTTACTCTGCAGAAATCAAATGATTATTCAGCTAAACCTCCAAAAACAAGAACCACAAAacgaagaaacaaaaaagaaaattaactgTTACCAGTTCGAAATCTTCTTCAAAATCGGAGTCTAAATTGTCATCATCAACATCAGCAGAAGAGACGGTGACGTCCTCGAAAGGATTGTCTTCGAAATCAGCATAGTCATCAACAATGTACTCAAGCTCATGGTTCTGAAAATGCTCCATTTTCTATTAAATTTCTCGTTCCTGCAACTCATTATTTCAGGTACACAAATGGGAAGCAAAAAACAAAATCAGATAACAAAATTAGACAACAAATGTTACTGCTATCAATTACTAACAGAAAAAACAAATACCACAAAATCCAGAAAACTGAACTAACCTTGCTAGGAATTACTAGAcgtaaaagaatgaaagagtgaACACAAAAATCCGCAGGCAGTTTAGGAATGGCAAAGGAGGAGATAACTATACAGAaggtaatttattttttttttggaaatggaAAGTGAggatgggtttttttttttccggagaaGAAGACGACGACGACGATTGGGAGCTATGGCTTTTGTTGCTAAACAGCGAGAGTGATGGAATGGTTCGGCCACCGGTGGGATACTTATAACGGAGAAGGAGAAGGCCCAGGTGAAACCGCGGGGATTGTTGGTAGGGCCCAGCGAGTGCTCCATGTGCTTCGATTAAAATCGTTTGTCGGGTCTAATCTATTGGTAAGGTGTTGGGGACGTTAACTTATAACTGACGGAGGAGACAGTTACCGTTACTAAGGTTTTTTTTTcgcttttttctctttttggatGCCCGATTTGTTGATTTCattggtttttctttctttttcctttttgactgCGTTTACTGTGACAGTGATGGCTACTTTTTGTTTTTTAGTCTA
Protein-coding regions in this window:
- the LOC113714462 gene encoding uncharacterized WD repeat-containing protein C2A9.03-like isoform X2, encoding MPSSFELRNLLSATSKHDVYLMQSYSVMHWSSLLRRGKEVLNVAKPIVPSLKCPGSMSQTVSRVQISTMAVKDNLMAAGGFRGELICKYLNQPDVAFCTKITTDEDAITNAVDIGQSPTGLVRVMTANNDAQVRVFDASSFACISKFSFPWSVNNTSVSPDGRLLAVLGDNPESLIADAHSGKVVGTLKGHLDYGFASAWHPDGRMLATGNQDTTCRLWDIRNLSKSVCVLKGRMGAIRAIRFTSDGRFLAMAEPADFVHVFDTKSEYAEGQEIDLFGEIAGVSFSPDTEALFIGVADRTYGSLLEFNRRRYNQYLECIF
- the LOC113714462 gene encoding uncharacterized WD repeat-containing protein C2A9.03-like isoform X3; the protein is MLRNLLSATSKHDVYLMQSYSVMHWSSLLRRGKEVLNVAKPIVPSLKCPGSMSQTVSRVQISTMAVKDNLMAAGGFRGELICKYLNQPDVAFCTKITTDEDAITNAVDIGQSPTGLVRVMTANNDAQVRVFDASSFACISKFSFPWSVNNTSVSPDGRLLAVLGDNPESLIADAHSGKVVGTLKGHLDYGFASAWHPDGRMLATGNQDTTCRLWDIRNLSKSVCVLKGRMGAIRAIRFTSDGRFLAMAEPADFVHVFDTKSEYAEGQEIDLFGEIAGVSFSPDTEALFIGVADRTYGSLLEFNRRRYNQYLECIF
- the LOC113714462 gene encoding uncharacterized WD repeat-containing protein C2A9.03-like isoform X1; amino-acid sequence: MEHFQNHELEYIVDDYADFEDNPFEDVTVSSADVDDDNLDSDFEEDFELSKPKTDTSAVEARNGKDIQGIPWERMNFTRDKYRETRLKQYKNYENLSLSREDLEKECKEVEKGHKFYDFQFNTRLVKSTIVHFQLRNLLSATSKHDVYLMQSYSVMHWSSLLRRGKEVLNVAKPIVPSLKCPGSMSQTVSRVQISTMAVKDNLMAAGGFRGELICKYLNQPDVAFCTKITTDEDAITNAVDIGQSPTGLVRVMTANNDAQVRVFDASSFACISKFSFPWSVNNTSVSPDGRLLAVLGDNPESLIADAHSGKVVGTLKGHLDYGFASAWHPDGRMLATGNQDTTCRLWDIRNLSKSVCVLKGRMGAIRAIRFTSDGRFLAMAEPADFVHVFDTKSEYAEGQEIDLFGEIAGVSFSPDTEALFIGVADRTYGSLLEFNRRRYNQYLECIF
- the LOC113714462 gene encoding uncharacterized WD repeat-containing protein C2A9.03-like isoform X4 gives rise to the protein MQSYSVMHWSSLLRRGKEVLNVAKPIVPSLKCPGSMSQTVSRVQISTMAVKDNLMAAGGFRGELICKYLNQPDVAFCTKITTDEDAITNAVDIGQSPTGLVRVMTANNDAQVRVFDASSFACISKFSFPWSVNNTSVSPDGRLLAVLGDNPESLIADAHSGKVVGTLKGHLDYGFASAWHPDGRMLATGNQDTTCRLWDIRNLSKSVCVLKGRMGAIRAIRFTSDGRFLAMAEPADFVHVFDTKSEYAEGQEIDLFGEIAGVSFSPDTEALFIGVADRTYGSLLEFNRRRYNQYLECIF